The following proteins come from a genomic window of Candidatus Methylomirabilota bacterium:
- the cofD gene encoding 2-phospho-L-lactate transferase: protein MRVVAIAGGTGAAKLLRGLAALPDARDLTVVGNTGDDTEIWGLHVSPDLDTVTYALAGRLDTGRGWGLAGETFRCLEAMGDLGAETWFNLGDRDLATHIARTRALRAGAPLSAVTAELARRLGVAARVLPMSDDPVRTRVRTPDGWLSFQEYFVREKAQVQVLDVEYAGAGAARPAPGVLEAIRDAERVVVCPSNPVTSVGPVLAVPGLTDALAATRARVVAVSPIVGGAAVSGPAGELMRARGLAVSPLGVAGAYAPWLDALVLDRRDAACAGELAKLGVRAVPGDILMTDGQREVALARVVLAA from the coding sequence ATGCGCGTCGTCGCGATCGCCGGGGGGACCGGCGCCGCCAAGCTCCTGCGGGGCCTCGCGGCCCTGCCAGACGCCCGCGACCTGACCGTCGTCGGCAACACGGGCGACGACACCGAGATCTGGGGCCTCCACGTCTCGCCGGACCTCGACACGGTGACGTACGCGCTCGCCGGCCGGCTCGACACCGGGCGCGGCTGGGGGCTCGCCGGCGAGACGTTCCGCTGTCTCGAGGCGATGGGCGACCTGGGCGCCGAGACGTGGTTCAACCTCGGCGACCGCGACCTCGCCACGCACATCGCCCGCACGCGCGCCCTCCGCGCGGGGGCGCCGCTGTCGGCCGTCACCGCCGAGCTCGCGCGCCGCCTGGGCGTCGCGGCGCGCGTCCTGCCGATGAGCGACGACCCGGTGCGCACGCGCGTCCGCACGCCCGACGGGTGGCTGTCCTTCCAGGAGTACTTCGTGCGCGAGAAGGCGCAGGTCCAGGTGCTGGACGTCGAGTACGCCGGCGCCGGCGCGGCGCGCCCCGCGCCCGGCGTCCTCGAGGCGATCCGCGACGCCGAGCGCGTCGTGGTCTGCCCGTCGAACCCCGTCACCTCCGTCGGTCCCGTGCTCGCCGTGCCCGGCCTCACCGACGCCCTCGCGGCGACGCGCGCCCGCGTCGTCGCCGTGAGCCCCATCGTGGGCGGCGCGGCCGTGAGCGGCCCGGCCGGCGAGCTGATGCGCGCCCGCGGGCTCGCGGTCTCACCCCTCGGCGTCGCGGGCGCCTACGCGCCCTGGCTCGACGCGCTCGTCCTCGACCGGCGCGACGCGGCGTGCGCCGGGGAGCTGGCGAAGCTCGGCGTGCGCGCGGTGCCCGGCGACATCCTCATGACCGACGGCCAGCGCGAGGTCGCCCTCGCGCGCGTGGTCCTCGCGGCATGA
- the cofC gene encoding 2-phospho-L-lactate guanylyltransferase — protein MNPRGVTVCAVPVKDLANAKQRLVPALGPAERRALAGAMLRDVLAALAGSGLDAVWVVTRDPEVFAIARGLRVEALAPAEEENSSHTAAVAFAQAEAARRGARAFLTVPGDVPAATPAEIRALAGAAGPGAPAFVPSRSGHGTNGVALAPPAAMPLKFGEPSFENHLSAARAGGLEPRVLRLRGLGLDVDAPEDLAALVREAPDTESARLVRAWSRP, from the coding sequence ATGAATCCCCGGGGCGTCACCGTCTGCGCCGTGCCGGTGAAGGACCTCGCGAACGCCAAGCAGCGTCTGGTGCCGGCGCTCGGCCCGGCGGAGCGCCGCGCGCTGGCGGGGGCGATGCTGCGCGACGTGCTCGCCGCCCTCGCCGGCTCCGGGCTCGACGCGGTCTGGGTGGTCACGCGCGACCCCGAGGTGTTCGCGATCGCGCGCGGCCTGCGCGTGGAGGCGCTCGCACCGGCGGAGGAGGAGAACTCGAGCCACACCGCCGCGGTCGCGTTCGCCCAGGCCGAGGCCGCGCGCCGCGGCGCGCGCGCGTTCCTCACCGTCCCCGGCGACGTGCCGGCCGCGACGCCCGCGGAGATCCGCGCGCTGGCGGGCGCCGCCGGACCCGGCGCACCCGCCTTCGTCCCCTCGCGCTCCGGGCACGGCACGAACGGCGTCGCCCTGGCGCCGCCCGCCGCGATGCCACTCAAGTTCGGCGAGCCGTCGTTCGAGAACCACCTCAGCGCGGCGCGCGCGGGCGGGCTCGAGCCGCGCGTGCTCCGGCTCCGCGGCCTCGGGCTCGACGTGGACGCGCCGGAGGACCTCGCGGCGCTCGTCCGCGAGGCGCCCGACACGGAGAGCGCGCGCCTCGTCCGCGCGTGGTCGCGCCCGTGA
- the cofE gene encoding coenzyme F420-0:L-glutamate ligase, with amino-acid sequence MVAPVTPPPRYEVIGVTGIPEVRPGDDLARLIVEAAGRQATPLAAGDLLVVGQKIVSKAEGRLVRLADVTPSAVAQSMAAGLARDARLVEVILRESRRVVRMDQGVLITETHHGWVCANAGVDQSNVDAECVALLPEDPDGSARALREAIRARGGPDVLVIVADTFGRPWREGLTNVAIGLAGFAPLRSYLGERDPAGRPLQATILALADELAAAAEPVMGKLDRIPVAIVRGLRLTPAEEGSKPLLRDPARDLFR; translated from the coding sequence GTGGTCGCGCCCGTGACCCCGCCGCCGCGCTACGAGGTGATCGGCGTCACGGGCATCCCCGAGGTCCGGCCAGGCGATGACCTCGCACGCCTCATCGTCGAGGCCGCGGGACGCCAGGCGACGCCGCTCGCCGCGGGCGACCTCCTCGTCGTCGGGCAGAAGATCGTCTCGAAGGCCGAGGGCCGGCTGGTCCGCCTCGCCGACGTGACGCCGTCGGCCGTCGCCCAGTCCATGGCCGCGGGCCTCGCGCGCGACGCCCGGCTCGTCGAGGTGATCCTCCGCGAGTCGCGGCGGGTGGTGCGCATGGACCAGGGCGTGCTCATCACCGAGACGCACCACGGCTGGGTCTGCGCGAACGCGGGTGTCGACCAGTCGAACGTGGACGCCGAGTGCGTGGCGCTCCTGCCCGAGGACCCCGACGGCTCGGCGCGCGCCCTGCGCGAGGCGATCCGCGCGCGCGGGGGGCCGGACGTGCTCGTGATCGTCGCCGACACCTTCGGCCGCCCCTGGCGCGAAGGCCTCACCAACGTCGCGATCGGCCTCGCCGGCTTCGCGCCGCTCAGGAGCTATCTCGGCGAGCGCGACCCCGCCGGCCGCCCGCTCCAGGCGACGATCCTGGCGCTCGCCGACGAGCTCGCAGCGGCGGCCGAGCCCGTGATGGGCAAGCTCGACCGGATCCCGGTCGCGATCGTCCGCGGCCTCCGGCTGACGCCCGCCGAGGAGGGCTCGAAGCCCCTCCTGCGCGACCCCGCCCGGGACCTGTTCCGGTGA
- the npdG gene encoding NADPH-dependent F420 reductase, which produces MKIAILGGTGNEGAGLGARWALAGHAIVIGSRDPERAKTKAAELRELTRKMPIMGESNAEAARLGGVVVIALPAAGLAATLPEVREACRGKVVVSTVVPLTFGGPRLFTPPPAGSAAEEAQALLPEAKVVAAFHHIAAHELAETDHPIDCDLLLCGADAGAKDTVAELGHSLGLRPIDVGPLTNAGPIEAITAVLATINRRYKVKNAGIKITGL; this is translated from the coding sequence GTGAAAATAGCGATCCTCGGCGGCACCGGGAACGAGGGCGCCGGGCTCGGCGCGCGCTGGGCGCTCGCGGGCCACGCGATCGTCATCGGCTCCCGCGACCCCGAGCGCGCGAAAACGAAGGCGGCCGAGCTGCGCGAGCTGACGCGGAAGATGCCGATCATGGGCGAGTCGAACGCCGAGGCCGCGCGCCTCGGCGGGGTCGTCGTGATCGCGCTGCCCGCGGCGGGGCTCGCGGCCACGCTCCCCGAGGTCCGGGAGGCCTGCCGCGGCAAGGTCGTGGTGAGCACGGTCGTGCCGCTCACCTTCGGCGGCCCCCGCCTCTTCACGCCGCCGCCGGCGGGCTCGGCCGCGGAGGAAGCTCAGGCGCTCCTGCCCGAGGCGAAGGTCGTGGCCGCGTTCCACCACATCGCCGCCCACGAGCTCGCGGAGACGGACCACCCGATCGACTGCGATCTGCTCCTCTGCGGCGCCGACGCGGGCGCCAAGGACACCGTCGCCGAGCTCGGGCACTCGCTCGGCCTGCGCCCGATCGACGTGGGCCCCCTCACGAACGCCGGGCCGATCGAGGCGATCACGGCCGTCCTCGCGACCATCAACCGCCGCTACAAGGTCAAGAACGCCGGCATCAAGATCACCGGGCTCTGA
- a CDS encoding CopD family protein, translated as MTLNLLVLWLHVLAAVVWVGGLMYESHVLLPAARRGAARPFADAAARGRRVAWTAIALVVLTGFYNVTRLGPLERVMASGVALTLAVKFVLVLVAVALAGQRDFALVPRLAKALAAGEEPAPVLRAIAWLGHLVLLLAVVIVYLGLAISRAA; from the coding sequence GTGACCCTGAACCTCCTCGTCCTCTGGCTCCATGTGCTCGCCGCCGTCGTGTGGGTCGGCGGGCTCATGTACGAGTCGCACGTGCTCCTGCCGGCGGCGCGCCGCGGCGCCGCCCGGCCCTTCGCCGACGCCGCGGCCCGTGGCCGGCGGGTCGCGTGGACGGCGATCGCGCTCGTCGTGCTGACGGGGTTCTACAACGTCACGCGGCTCGGCCCGCTCGAGCGTGTCATGGCGAGCGGCGTCGCCCTCACGCTGGCGGTGAAGTTCGTTCTCGTCCTCGTGGCGGTGGCCCTCGCGGGCCAGCGCGACTTCGCGCTGGTCCCGCGGCTCGCCAAGGCACTCGCGGCCGGCGAGGAACCGGCGCCCGTGCTCCGCGCGATCGCGTGGCTCGGCCACCTCGTGCTCCTGCTCGCGGTGGTGATCGTCTACCTCGGGCTCGCGATCTCGCGCGCGGCGTGA